In Zhaonella formicivorans, one DNA window encodes the following:
- a CDS encoding phosphosulfolactate synthase has protein sequence MRDKERFSSWREVLDFPLGGRNSKPRVKGITMVIDKGLGLTETRELLEMAADYIDLIKLGFGTSALYSAKLLQEKIKLVKSYGVDIFPGGTFLEVAVLQGKLDLYLQKSRELGYTFMEVSDGTIEMSPEFRAECILKAQQAGFTVISEVGKKDSRDTVASSELHRQIRDDLALGVYKVIVEGRESGKGVVIYDKEGAIKEQELQDMLKIIPDLNAILWEAPLKNQQQELIMRFGPNVNIGNVAPGDIMSLEALRVGLRGDTLRAAIIAQKAMEAEKSGKDEAGNAVAR, from the coding sequence ATGCGTGACAAAGAAAGATTCAGCAGTTGGAGGGAAGTGCTCGATTTTCCCCTGGGCGGCAGGAACTCCAAGCCAAGAGTCAAAGGAATTACCATGGTGATTGATAAAGGTCTGGGGCTCACCGAAACGAGAGAGCTTCTGGAGATGGCGGCTGATTATATTGATTTAATTAAACTGGGCTTTGGTACCTCTGCGCTCTATTCTGCCAAACTGCTGCAGGAGAAAATTAAACTGGTCAAATCTTATGGGGTTGATATATTCCCCGGTGGCACTTTTTTGGAAGTGGCGGTTTTACAGGGCAAACTGGATTTATATCTGCAAAAATCCAGGGAGTTGGGGTATACTTTTATGGAAGTCTCTGACGGTACTATTGAAATGAGTCCCGAATTTAGGGCTGAATGCATTTTAAAAGCCCAGCAAGCCGGATTTACTGTTATTTCTGAAGTAGGCAAGAAGGACTCCAGAGATACCGTAGCTTCCAGCGAACTGCACCGGCAAATTCGGGATGATTTGGCCCTGGGAGTATATAAAGTAATCGTCGAGGGGAGGGAGTCGGGAAAAGGTGTGGTAATTTACGACAAGGAAGGCGCTATTAAGGAACAGGAACTGCAGGATATGCTTAAAATCATTCCTGACTTAAATGCCATTCTTTGGGAAGCGCCACTGAAAAACCAGCAGCAGGAGCTGATCATGCGTTTTGGGCCTAACGTCAATATCGGTAACGTGGCGCCGGGTGATATTATGTCGCTTGAAGCGCTGCGGGTTGGCTTGCGCGGAGACACTTTGCGGGCTGCTATTATAGCGCAAAAAGCAATGGAGGCGGAAAAAAGCGGAAAAGACGAGGCCGGAAACGCTGTAGCCCGCTAG
- a CDS encoding 2-phosphosulfolactate phosphatase — MHVDVTFTAQEIEAATVAGRNVVVIDALRATSTIITALVNGCQEIIPVREPAEAMKYRDEKGYLLGGERGGLKIPGFDLGNSPLEYTRNVVEGKKVVLCTTNGTLALANSAAARKLIIGAFLNAGAVAQFLAGQGGDVLLACAGTGGKFTLEDFLAAGVILHKLSKIRSNISMGDRAVAAEAVYLQHQDNVEEALYRGHHARDLADLGFSQDVEYCACVDKFELVPVCREMRVVLPYKR; from the coding sequence ATGCATGTCGATGTAACTTTTACAGCACAAGAGATTGAAGCGGCGACTGTAGCAGGCAGAAATGTGGTGGTAATTGACGCTTTACGTGCTACCAGTACCATCATTACGGCTTTAGTTAACGGCTGCCAGGAAATTATACCTGTCCGGGAACCGGCAGAAGCGATGAAATACAGGGATGAAAAAGGTTATTTGCTTGGCGGGGAACGGGGAGGTTTAAAAATACCGGGTTTTGACCTGGGCAATTCTCCGCTGGAATATACGAGAAATGTGGTGGAAGGTAAAAAAGTGGTCTTGTGCACTACCAATGGAACTCTGGCTTTAGCCAATTCAGCCGCCGCACGGAAGCTAATAATCGGTGCCTTTTTAAATGCGGGGGCGGTGGCCCAATTCCTAGCGGGGCAAGGGGGCGATGTGTTACTTGCCTGTGCCGGGACCGGAGGAAAGTTTACTTTGGAAGATTTCCTGGCCGCTGGAGTGATCTTACATAAACTGAGCAAAATAAGAAGTAATATCTCCATGGGAGATAGGGCTGTAGCTGCCGAAGCAGTATACCTGCAGCATCAGGATAATGTTGAAGAGGCCCTATACCGGGGACATCATGCCCGAGACTTGGCGGACCTGGGTTTCAGCCAGGATGTAGAGTATTGTGCCTGTGTAGATAAGTTTGAGCTAGTCCCGGTTTGCCGTGAAATGAGGGTAGTATTACCGTATAAAAGATAA
- a CDS encoding YqhV family protein, giving the protein MLFWSCDKHVAGMAILRIISGIIEFSAAMLMLKLNRVDQALKVNAVLAVIGPTIMMSVMALGIIGLAGKVSLQKMLFIILGVGLIFYGINKS; this is encoded by the coding sequence ATGCTTTTTTGGAGCTGTGACAAACATGTTGCCGGGATGGCAATTTTGCGCATCATTTCAGGAATCATCGAATTTTCCGCAGCCATGTTGATGCTGAAATTGAACAGGGTGGACCAGGCATTAAAAGTAAATGCGGTTCTGGCCGTAATCGGCCCCACCATTATGATGTCAGTCATGGCCTTGGGCATTATAGGGCTCGCGGGGAAGGTTTCTTTGCAAAAGATGCTGTTTATTATTTTAGGCGTAGGCTTGATTTTTTATGGAATCAATAAAAGTTAG
- a CDS encoding DMT family transporter, with translation MHKIATVKNVKPLVNPYVMIGFGIICISFGSVFAKMSAAPALVIATYRLTFASLFLTPYALWKNRQELKKLSPKVFLWALLSGAFLALHFATWISSLKYINVSSSVVLVALQPVFVALGSFFIFREKIPLKALLAGMLALSGTFVIGLGDLELGKTALWGDILAVTGAVFAAAYWMVGRSLRQILSLTAYTYVVYTTCALLLFLFTAGRGIPLFGYSARDWLLFLGLALIPTLGGHSSFNWALAYVQSIVVSLAILGEAVGATVLAFLLLGEMPGSLELIGGIIILAGLYLFLINNKEA, from the coding sequence TTGCATAAGATAGCGACTGTAAAAAATGTTAAGCCGCTTGTTAACCCCTATGTGATGATAGGTTTTGGTATAATTTGTATAAGCTTTGGCTCCGTTTTTGCCAAAATGTCGGCAGCGCCGGCCTTAGTAATTGCAACTTACAGGTTGACCTTTGCAAGTCTTTTTTTGACACCCTATGCGCTCTGGAAAAACAGACAGGAATTAAAAAAGCTGTCACCGAAGGTTTTTTTATGGGCGCTTTTAAGCGGTGCTTTTTTAGCCCTGCACTTTGCTACCTGGATTAGTTCTCTGAAGTATATCAACGTATCCAGCTCAGTGGTATTGGTGGCTCTTCAGCCTGTGTTTGTGGCCTTGGGCTCCTTTTTTATTTTTCGAGAAAAAATTCCGCTGAAAGCGCTCCTGGCCGGAATGCTGGCTTTAAGCGGGACGTTTGTTATCGGCCTCGGCGATCTGGAGTTAGGAAAAACCGCCTTATGGGGGGATATCCTCGCGGTTACAGGTGCTGTCTTTGCAGCCGCCTACTGGATGGTGGGAAGATCGCTGCGTCAAATTTTAAGCTTAACGGCCTATACCTACGTGGTGTATACGACTTGCGCCCTTCTTCTTTTCCTGTTTACCGCCGGTCGGGGAATCCCCCTGTTCGGCTACAGTGCCCGGGACTGGCTGTTGTTTTTGGGGTTAGCCCTCATACCCACTTTAGGCGGCCACTCGTCCTTTAACTGGGCACTGGCTTATGTGCAGTCAATCGTAGTTTCCCTCGCCATTTTGGGGGAAGCAGTGGGGGCAACGGTTTTAGCTTTTCTGCTTTTAGGGGAGATGCCCGGCAGTTTGGAGCTTATTGGCGGTATAATTATCTTGGCAGGACTATACCTGTTTTTAATTAATAACAAAGAGGCCTAA
- a CDS encoding DUF441 domain-containing protein codes for MQNSTILMLLILVLGIWGRSNIIAAAAGILLVLQFINLHTFLPILERRGLEIGLVFLVIAVLVPFASGRVSIGEIIKSFLTLPGVIAIISGALATILNGHGLSLLQREPYLMIGLVVGSIIGVITFGGIPVGPLMAGGIAALLLQLAGLIR; via the coding sequence ATGCAAAATTCCACTATCCTGATGCTTTTAATTCTCGTTTTGGGGATTTGGGGCAGATCAAATATAATTGCAGCAGCGGCCGGAATACTTTTAGTTTTGCAATTTATAAATTTGCATACTTTCTTGCCAATTTTGGAACGGCGCGGTTTGGAAATAGGGTTGGTCTTTTTAGTGATCGCTGTTTTAGTTCCCTTTGCTTCCGGCAGGGTTTCCATAGGAGAAATTATTAAATCCTTTCTTACCTTGCCGGGGGTTATTGCCATTATCAGCGGCGCTTTGGCCACTATTTTAAACGGGCACGGTCTGAGTCTCCTGCAGCGGGAACCTTATTTGATGATCGGTTTGGTGGTAGGTTCAATTATCGGGGTGATTACCTTTGGCGGAATCCCCGTAGGTCCGTTGATGGCAGGGGGAATTGCTGCCCTGCTGCTGCAGCTGGCGGGCTTAATAAGGTGA